A section of the Sparus aurata unplaced genomic scaffold, fSpaAur1.1, whole genome shotgun sequence genome encodes:
- the LOC115578162 gene encoding uncharacterized protein LOC115578162, producing MGNGLSAEERRDMERKDMEEFGRHISEGQNLRINETIKMFTSLESSDNLTQHYEKRKMETGGGAPDWVKSLVEQLGALTPAPELAGLGALAIAIIIDSNSSSPPEESAKEALRCVFAEEKASEVRVHINECLKRCVMYIKNKAKLVGEIERIEVQLSAAITRLKDSMVSDGHMRPEALKAWVNGAAFHIQVLIHLVRLGGIQSRDTVKRLISTYLSDLDLLFKEHRELIRGKCKKELGFAPIGSDLLDNPWEFYMVDDCSESYEMSYCLTFEQYCEVYYDRRYFTQKLETQTYFSDVRRNLQQLVDQRGSFNVVMSSSSSGWCSSPCLYFLLAALVLGLSLMCFRYES from the coding sequence ATGGGTAACGGGTTGagtgcagaggagaggagggacatGGAGAGGAAAGACATGGAAGAATTTGGGCGTCATATCAGTGAGGGTCAAAACCTGAGAATCAACGAGACCATCAAGATGTTCACCAGTCTGGAGTCCTCAGACAACCTGACACAACACTACGAGAAGAGGAAAATGGAAACAGGAGGCGGCGCTCCAGACTGGGTCAAGAGCCTGGTTGAGCAGCTGGGTGCCTTGACTCCAGCTCCTGAACTGGCGGGCCTCGGAGCGCTGGCCATCGCCATCATCATCGACAGCAACTCCTCCAGTCCACCTGAGGAGAGCGCAAAGGAGGctctgaggtgtgtgtttgctgaggAGAAGGCCTCTGAGGTTAGGGTTCACATCAACGAGTGTCTGAAGAGATGCGTGATGTACATTAAGAACAAAGCCAAGCTGGTAGGCGAAATTGAACGGATCGAGGTCCAGCTGAGCGCCGCCATCACCAGGCTGAAGGACTCCATGGTGAGTGACGGGCACATGAGGCCCGAGGCTCTGAAGGCCTGGGTGAACGGGGCAGCCTTCCACATCCAGGTGCTGATTCACCTGGTGAGACTGGGAGGGATTCAAAGTCGTGATACTGTAAAGAGACTCATCTCTACTTACCTGAGCGACCTGGACCTGCTGTTCAAGGAGCACAGGGAGCTGATAAGAGGGAAGTGCAAAAAGGAGCTTGGTTTTGCCCCCATTGGTTCTGATTTGCTGGACAATCCATGGGAATTCTATATGGTGGATGATTGTTCAGAATCTTATGAGATGTCATATTGTTTGACCTTTGAACAATATTGTGAGGTTTATTATGATCGCAGGTACTTCACGCAGAAGCTGGAGACTCAGACTTACTTCAGCGACGTGAGAAGgaacctgcagcagctggttgaTCAGAGAGGCTCCTTTAATGTTGTtatgtcctcttcctcctctgggtGGTGTAGTTCTCcctgtttgtattttcttttagcTGCTCTAGTTCTCGGCCTCTCCCTAATGTGTTTCAGGTATGAATCTTAA